Part of the Salmo trutta chromosome 5, fSalTru1.1, whole genome shotgun sequence genome is shown below.
ATTTGGCAAGTCTGCAACCCACACGTCTGCTATGGATGCCTCACAAGGTCTCACTGACAATAGAGTTGAATAGAAAACAGACAGGCAACAGTATACCAGCATGTCTGTCTGGGAGCTACTCGCATAGACAAAAGACAACCCTTTCTCGTCCTTTGGACAACATGCCGGGGACTGTGTAGGAAAGTGAGGGTGTGTGGCGGAAGGTGTAATGTCTGTGAGAAAgcgagaggaaagggagaaatgAAAAGCGAGACAGGTGTAGACAGGTAAAAGTTGGCATACAGGTTTTTCCCTCTCGATGGCCCAACCGTGGGAAAGGACATGCCTGACTGAGCCCGCTCTTGCACCACTCCAACAACAAGTTACTTGAAACCAATCTCAGTCCCACATAGAATTCAATCTTCTTTCCAATCCCCCTCTTCCAGACTTCAAGCTAGGAAACTGAAGGGGTAAAAGAGTAGCCATCTTGTCATCCTGCAAGCTCCTATGGTCAACATCCTCTGGATAATACAAGTTTCACACAATCTCCAATGCAACACCAGGCAGAAACACACAGTAATGCTGCCACAACATTTATATACAGACCCACCACCTGCATCAAgctctccctgttctcctccaTCGCAACAAACAGGATGTGGGCACACTTGCTATTtttgagagagggggggtggagagttACTTCGAATAAATAAGGATGCAAAGATAAGAAAACAAATGGTTATGTCAAAGGAAGAGGAACGTATGGCAACCGACCAGAACTAGGCTGCCTCCCATAATACTGTGGCCCAAAAGGGACACTCAATAATGTCACAAACCTGGTTCAAACATGAGCAAAACCAAACATCCATCAATCAAATAAGTTATCAAGACACACAACAAGACAACTGTGCTCGGCAGTTGGCACCAAGAGCACAGAAGTCAGTAAGTATAAAAACAAAGCCCAACCAACACACACAAAATCTAACTCAATGGCAAATTTGAGGCACAGATCTCAGTTCTTCTTCCGCACTGATAATCAATGATTCCAAGTCACTTACTTCCAACGTCAAACCGTTCAATTAAAAAAGACAACACATTGAAACAATATTaaggcagcgtttcccaaactcggtcctcgggaccccaaggggtgcacgttttggtttttgccctagcactacacagctgattcaaattatcaaagcttgatgattaatttattatttgaatcagctgtgtagtgctagggcaaaaaccaaaacgtgcaccccttggggtcccgaggactgagtttgggaaaccctgaactAAGGCATTTCAAGAAGAGAAGTTGAAGAAATATTGTCAAGATATCTCTGCGAGGCGCTTTAGCAGGCTGGAGAATCCTGCGGCATGCTGGGACAGCTCTGCCACGCGGTCCACCATTTCCTGGGTGGCAGAGACCGATGGATAGTTTTGTGCTGCCCCCTTTGTAGCCACGACGACGGCCTTCAGGGCCTGACACAGACGCCCCCCTGAGGTTGTGACCtacggagagagaaagacaaaaataAATATCTTACCTAAATGTCCCTAATCCCTTTCACCTTGACCTAAATCTCTAATTAATTCAGCTGCAAGCTGTTCTTTATGTTTGACTACCGTATCGAACTCTGCATTTGGAATGAAAtgcagggtcgtgttcattaggcataGAATGGAAGAAAACTGACTGCAACAGGTAGGGACTACCTAAACTCGTCCTATGAGAAACATTCATTTTCTTTTTCTGttgtaaaatgttttgctacagtgtgccctcATGAACACGAGTCACGACCCTGTCATTTTGGCATGAAATGTGTGCTGACCTTTGCTCGGAGGTCAGGAGAGGTCAGGAGGCGGGAGAGCGTGTCCCCGATGAACACCAGCTTGTGCGCCGTCACGATCAAACTCTTCCCCCGGGAAACGAAGACGCGGGGAGGCTGGTTCCCCTGCACACTGCTGAAGAGCACGTCGATGGAGTCGGCCAGACAGGAGAGGTGTGACAGGCTCTGAGACGAGTAGAAGGACAGCAGCTCAGAgtcctccagagagagagagatgggcagaggaggggaggggctcaactggagagagagacagagagagggggagggggagagagaagggggcaaagagaagggagaaggaagagagaagatagacagggagagagttagagaaatggggagagagttagagacatagggggagggagagacagtgagatAGGGACATCATTGTAATGGCAGGGATGAACATTGTCACTTATGGAACTGCCATGTATTGTGCAATGGGCCCCCATTGTCTATTATGTCAAGTTCTTAGAACCACAGATGACCTCGTTGTGTGGCTATGACACAAGTTGACGCAACCTAAGCCTACAAAAatggagagaaagatagagaagcTAAAGAGACATTGAGATTAAGGTAGAGATACTGTAAAGGTAAACAAGTTGAGTTGATCCAGGCAGGTTGAAACTGGATAAAGGAGTACAGAGAGCAGATTTACTATCAATGTAACCTAAAGTCAGGTAGATCAATGTTGACTCACTGGACTGAAGGACAGAGAAAGCTCATCggtaaatacacagagagaattAATGATTCATCCGAGGCCATAGTTTGTGTATGTGGTGTGAAGATGTGagaggatgagtgtgtgtgtgaatgtgagggGTGATTGGTGTGAAAACAAAGTGTGTGAGAATGAGACAAGCATGTGTGTGACAATTGGGAATGTAAGACGCGAGTGTGTGTTACTTACCCTAGGCTCTGTGGTGTGGACAGTCTGGTTTGACCCATTCTCTGTCTGGACATCTGAGGGAGGCTCTGGCTTTCCCTGTGGAGGAAAGGTGaacgtacactacatgaccaaaagtatgtggacacctgctcgtctaacatctcatttcaaaatcatggagattaatatggagtttgtccctcctttgctgctataacagcctccactcttctgggaaggctttccacttgatgttggaacattgctgtggggatttgcttccattcagccgcaaCAGCATTAgagaggttgggcactgatgttgggtgattaggcctggctcgcagtcggtgttccaattcatcccaaaggtgttcgatggggttgaggtcagggctctgtgcaggccagtcaagttattacACACCGATctggacaaaccatttctgtatggacctcgctttgtgcacaggggcattgtgcacaaagcgagttggaagcacagaatcatctagaatgtcattgtacgctgtagcattaagatttcccttcactggaactaaggggcctagtatgaaccatgaaaaacagccccagaccattattcctcctccaacaaactttacagttggcactatgcatggtggcaggtagcgttcccttggcatccgccaaacccagatttgtccgtcagactgacTTGTTaaaagcatgattcatcactccagagaacgcgtttccaccactccagccgacgcttggcaatgCGCATAGTAATCatagacttgtgtgcggctgctcggccatggaaacccatttcatgaagctcccgattaacagttcttgtgctgacgttgcttccagaggcagtttggaactcggtagtgagtgttgctatGCAcgtcagcactcggcggtcccgttttgtgagcttgtgtggcctaccacttcgcagctgagccgttgttgctcctagacatttccacttcataataacagcacttacagttgaccgggcagctctagcagggcagaaatttgacaaactgacttgttggaaaggtggcatcctatgactgtgccacattgaaagtcactgagctcttcagcaaggccattctactgccaatgttgggCTATGGAgtttggctgtgtgctcaattttgtacacctgtcagcaacgggtgtggctgaaatggcggaatccactaatttgaaggggtgtccacatacttttgtaaatataatGTAGATACATCACTTTAGACACAGCCATGGGCCCACAGAGCAGATACTGTCCAATAAAACAACTGGAAGAAGAGAGGCAAACATACAagagcgattattattattattattattattattattattattattattattattattattataagccACTCTGGATAAAGGAGTCTGCTTAAAGGGGAAGTATTTTTACAatttgtagtggctgtttaaagaaAAGCGGTTTCTTCTGAACCATCTAACCTCAAATTGTACAATCCTGAAATCCCCCTAAAacacaatgtaaaaaaatgactCAAACGCAATGTAAAATGCAGACAAGTGCCAGCAAGGGAAAGGTGAGCGAGAAACAAAAGCCATCAGATTGAAGACTGACCTGCAGCTTCACGTATCCCACACTGTCTCCAACAGGAAGTAGTGCCGGGGCGGGAGTCAGACCTATCCCAGCGTACTCAttccccatctcttcctctccatcgctctgcCCTACCGTGATGGACATGGTCATGGAGGGTTGTGCGAGGGGCAGGGGGAACGCTGGCTGCGGGGTCGGAGGTAAGGGCCTTTCCTGGATCCAGCTACTCTTGCGTGGTCCCATACCACTCCCTACGGGTTTGATCTCCGCTACGGGAAGGGCTGGTAGAGGTCTCCGGGACAGGGAGTCCTGGGAAGGGAGGCGGGGCCGCCCCTGGGTCTGTAACAGGATGGTGGAGTCCTCCAGCGCCCGTTGGACCATAGAGAGCAGGGTATCTGACGGAGGGGCGTGGCCACCAGCAGACAAAGCAGGAAGTAGATCTGAGAGGCGGGCCCAAGCcagttggagagagggagggacctCGCTGGGTTGACTCAACTTCCAGACGGACAGGATCTCAGTCAATGAGGTAGCCAGGTCCCTTGAGGAGGCGGGAGCACCCGAGGCAGTGCTCAGCACCGATTGGACAAGGCTGGAAAGCGAGGTTCTCCATTGGATGTCACCAGACCCATTACTGGATACAGATAACCTATGTGTGGAAGACGACGTTGACATCGCCGAAGAGGGCAAGACGTCAAGGGTGAGAGCAGGCATGTTGTAGATGCCACAGTCCGGCTCGGAGGTGGAGCCCAAGTCGCTGCCCTCACCCAGCCCCAGCGGCGCTCTCTTCCCTGGGCCGGGGACAGAGTAGACCTGGCCGTGCTCCGTCTCCTCCAGGGGGATGATGGTGGACATGTCCCCCGGGGCCAGGGGTAGGCCAGGAAGGGAGGGAACGCTGTAAACGTCCTCCTCTGATTCAGCAGTTGTAACAGACGCTTGGACGTTGTAGGTCTGCTGCTGGGGGTCTGATGACGTGCTGAGTATTATAGTGGGAACATTGTACACCtgaaagagagaaatggagatgAAGACAGAAAGGGgtggaaggagatggagagaaatggagaaagaaaataaatagcTACTTTCCTCTTGGGGATATTACTCTCTGTTTTGCCCCCTGGCCCAGACACCAATTGCTCAGTTAGACAAAATAATGTCTAAAGCACCAGTGTAAAGGGCACCTAGATCATTCCACAGAACAATGTGGGTCTATGGCGACTAGCAAGTCTTCCTTTACCGTTATTGTTCTTCACGTCATTCCATTCAGTCATTCTAAGCTCCTAGTCAGTagtactgtttgttatgcatgtATGTTCtagaagaacagaggaggaggagaaaagaggaggagattGGATAGCCTGGCCACTACATTCCCACTGCGGTATAGACAGCTGGGTGTGACTGGGAGAAAATAGCAACAGCAGTATTCAGATCAGACAGACTGGAATGCAGCTGACAGAGAAACAggtgtggcagagagagagagagacagacggagggaggggCTGTGGGAGGAAGGAACAGGTGAAGGAAAGTTGagccgagagagaaagagggggactgagagaaagagagggggaggtgggggggcagagggagggagggagggaagaacagGTGAGGGAACGTTGAGagctgaggggggagagggagaatcagacagaaagaagagaaaggagagggagagagaaagatgaagtgAGAGTGAGGagtgagaaagaagagagagagaaatggagttggagaggagggagatggtgtCTGCACTGTGGAGGAAGAATCCTGACTGACCTCGGACTCTAGGTCATTGTGTGGGGGGAGGGCGCGGGGGGTGTTGTAGATGTTCTCGGCGTCACACAGCGCTGCTGGGGCTGGCCGCTGCCACCTACTGCTGGGAGGAGTATCATACACCTAGTAGACCaggcacaacacaacacagcatgtCATCAGACTGTTACGCGCTTGTTATAAGCACAAGGTCAACGTCAGATATATAGTTCACATTGGTTAACTAGGGTTGGAGTTTTTCCTGAATGCATGACTTGACGGGGGATAACTCTGGGGCCTAGTCATGACGAGATTGTCACCTGTTCGTCGAGGTTCTCGTCATCAGGATCTGCATACTCTCTGCCCCCTCCTTTCTTATTCTGCCCATTCTTCTTCTTTTCATCCGACGTCATCCTCCCATCTTTGCTGTCCTGCTGCAAGGGTACAGGAGTCGactggggggtggagggggccGGCTTAGAGGTGGACACAGGGGTTCCAGACTGGGGCAAGTCTTTTCTGGTGACCCCCCTCACTGGAGGGGCTGGAGGAGGGGGCTTACGGGCAAAGTTTGGTGACCTGGGCACTCTGCCTTGTCCCTGTCCTGGTCTGGCCAGCAAGGGGGAGCCCCTGACGGGGGTAGCCGGAGCTAGCTTCCCCCTGGCGATGGGAGCGGTGGAGGGCACACCACTCTGACCTCTGGGGGTTCCTGGGGTTTTGGGGGTCACGCCTTTCAGCTGAGGTTTAGGGGATCCCAGTGCAGGGACGGGTGGAGTCCTGAGAATCCCTGCTCCCACATGGGTGGGAGTCTGGTACATCATCCCAGGGGTGTCCTGTGCCAGTTTGGAACTAGGGGTAAGGGGCTTGAGGGGGGCCCCCCTGTCCCCGTTGACCTGTGAAGGGGTGAGGCTCTGAGTCTCCAGGATCCTGGTAGCGATGGGGGTAACCTGGGTCGCCACGGCCACCCCCGCTGCCAATCCTGTGGGGGTCTGGTAGAACTCCTCGCTGGGCAGTACGGTACCTCTGGGGACCAGGTAACAGCCGTCAGAGTGGCCTGCAGCCACTACAGTCTCCCTGGGGACAAGGTAGGTGTTGTCCTCTGGCCCCTCTGGAACTAGACCCACAGCCCGGGGCATCCCACTGGGGGCCAGGTAGACATTCTCTGGGCCAGGGGCTCCAGTCAGACCCCCTGCTGATCTGTGTTGCTGGGGCCCAAGAagtgtgggggtggagggggtctGGTAAAGAGTCCCAGCTGAGTCTGCATCTCTGCCTCGGAGGGAGGGCGAGCGCGGGCGCCCCGTCACCCCCCCGTCCCAATCGGGTAGGGGGCGTGTGCCAGAGCTGGAGCGGGAGCGCGGGCGACCTCCTACCTCGGCCTGTCGGAGGACCTCTGGTCTAGAGGCGACAGGCACCGCCCCTGGGCTCTGGTACAGGGCCTCCCCCAGGCTAGGTGGGGTGCGGTAGACGCCGCCTATGTCCTCCGTGGAGACTGCTGTGCGGGCCACGGGGCCGGGGGAGAGGTACACGGAGTCTTCGCTGGGGGCGCGGCTGGGGGGTCGGAGGTCAGACCCCGGGGCGGTGTGGAGGAGGCGGAGGCGGTTGGCGGGGGCGATGCCCTGGCGCCCGTGGAGGGAGCAGAGCCACCAGCCAGGACCCCCTCCCTGCTCCTGTTCTAGAACCATCAGGATGTCTCCCTTCCGGAAGGCCAGCTCCTCAGGGCTCTCTGCTGCATTGTCAAACAGGGCCTTCGCCAGCACCGTCTGAGGAGGGGGGAAAATAGGGACAGGGAAAACATATGTAACACAGAAATAACTTATGACACAGTAATTACTCCAAAATAAGAGATCCACAAAACACCCATCACTATTCCAGCGTTAATCCAGAGTTTTTCCTAGTGAAGTCACGTGGTCAGGAAAAACATTGGACACTAGTCATAGGGGGCAGTGATGACAGGactgcacacacagagacagcctAACGTCACACTAGGAAGCATACAGCTACATACTGACAGGACTGCACACAGACAAATGCATTGACTTGATGCCAAGAAAGAGATTGAGAATAGCtgattgtataacagtgtaaGTGAATAGAAGAGCTAAAGATGAAGAGGGAGGAGCTAAACAAAAACAGTGTGGTGGCGAGAAAGAGGGAACACATTCAGCGTCCCATCATGACTAAACACATAATGATATAAGTGCTAAATCACTATATACTTAGTTACTGCACACAGTACTTTGAGGGGGAGTAGAAAAGagtcagaggagagaggaatgaTTGAAAAGACAAGAGGAGTAAATGGTAATgagaaaagagagggatggatggagggagcaagagagggagggggggaagggagGCAACATCTGTCCCTAGTTTGGGGTTTAATTGCCGTCCCATGGGcctcctctcatcttctcctTTTCAAAACCCTAACCCCCTGGGGATTGGCTATAGAGACAAGCTGAGCCCTGAGCTGCGTTCAGAATGaaggaaatgtaaaaaaatgtataaagtcAAACAGTGTCCAATCTTGTCCTATTAGAACACGGCGTTTTGTTttcagttgcaaaacgttttgcactACTAGCTCTGCTCTGAAACGTGCCTGCTGGAAACAGTGGATGGAAGCCAGGGCAATGTTCAATCACTTTAAAACCGCATCCTTCATTCCCTCCCTTCCCTGAATGATGTAATCACTGATTTGAGAGTATTGGATGGGGACAACAAAAAGGTTCACTTCAGCCAATGGCCTTTCACTGATCCAGTTATGTCATATCAGTGATTCTCCCAAAGAAGGATGAtgctttttttttaagtattcaaACATGGCCCTGGTTTGAAAAATAACTACAGTGCCATGTCACCAGTTGGGCTCCTGTCATCAGTGCCTGCTTACCCACCATATCTCATACAAAATGtgagtacacacacgcacacacacacgcacacttggTACTCACAGAGAGGGACATGTTTACTCTTCCTAAGACAATGCTCCCGTCAGGACGTTGGGTCAGGCTCACAAACAGACAGAGTCCTCCATCTAGAACCAAGAGGTGAACTGCGGACTGCTGCGGAGTCCAAACACACGATCCGAGTTGTGTTCAAGGGCAACACCACCAGCCTCCTTCCAAGGCTGCGAGATGTCCTGCCTTCTTCACTCACCAACGCCCATAGGGTTCTTCTGTGTTGAGGACATGATTGAACTGCTTCTTCTTGGCTCAGTGTTGTCGACCGTTCTTGAGATTAAGATTAGAAAAGCCAGTTCGGCCGGATTGTGATGCAATCGTCATATCACGCTCCTGATGCCACTGAAGGAGAATCCTAGTCAGGGAAATGATGATGAAATCGTTAGTGTTGTTCTCACTTTGTAAACAACAGTCTAGATTCTTAGAGGATGTCAACGTCTACCACTTGTATTTAGAGCCAATTCAGAACTTCTGTCTTCTTACCATATCCCATGTTGTGGTCACACACCCATGATTTACAAGACTCACTACTGCTTTCGACAAACAGCAGCAATTACAAACTCCAAGGGTACATCACGGAGTAAGATCCTTCAGATAAAAAGGCTCAACTGACCGGAATAATTTACCTGTAGAAACCAGGGCATTAAAATCAAACAGTGAATTTAAGAAAGCCCCTTTGTCAAATATTAAGAACAAACTGTTTTTAACtaatagaaacatcaccatgttaatatatatgtactgtatgtattaaaTACACAgttttattagtagttgtagcattagtttttattagttgtaggCCCATTAGTAGTTGTACAACAACTTATGCTGTTAAtgtacttaaaaatatatattattatttcattGGTATTATTAGACAGTAGTTGGCATATTATTCTTGTTACTAAGTATTGTTTGTTTAGAAACAAGCATCTCAAGAGATTTCATCCTGCAAATGCTACCCCAATGACAGATGTACAGTTAAAATGCAAGCATTCAAAATATGTAGCAAGCGTTATTTGAAAAATTAATATCAAATAATGGTGGCAATTATTATTCTGTAAAAACTTAATTGACAGCATAGAACTCAGAGGTTGTATATCAAGTTACCAGGCAGTGGGATCAGTCAGCCAGGACGAAATTTTAGACCATGGCATGGATTGACTCAGATGACGTAAATATTTGAAAACAAACGTTAGCTAGCCCCTTAAAGTTAGCAAGCAGCTCACCCGATCgctgataaaaaataaaaatgaatgaaTATTCAATATTTTGTTAGCTCACAATTTGGCCCACACTATCCAAGTATCTAAATCGATGGAGCCGAGGCTAGCTTGTTACTGTAACGTAAACTGCTAGCTAGCTTATAGccaatgggcaaaacaaaagggGGCATGAAATCAGTTCGCTAACAAGCAAACTTCAGTCTGTATTCAAATGACACTCGCGTGTTGTTTTGTTCGCTAGCGTACTTACCCTTGATGAAATAGAAACATTTCATGCAATACTCGAAAAAAAGAAAGATAGCTATCGAGCGTTCCCTTATTTCAGTTGAGGGAATTCGTGGCAAACGAGGTTTTTCTCGTATGTCTCCCTCCCGAGGACGACGTAATTGGATACGAACCTCTTGCGGTAAAGCGCAACTATTTGAGAATGGAGAAACCGAAGACTACAGCTCCGCCTTCAGCATTTCACTCGGGAGACTCTGGGTAAGGTGCTTTCACATACACAGACAGTTCAATCTGGGCCATTTTTACCTGGCAAGGAGAGATGCTGTAACCAACTAATTACGTTTAATGTAAGTACATGGTAAACGCAATAAATTGTTATATGCTATTTGCTTTGCTGCGGGTTTTTGGATTATGTTTGAATGGAGTATAGGCTGCCGTATAGACGACAGTACAGGCGCAATGTCAATAGACGCAGTTGGAAATAAAGCACTACACCCAGGATAGGACTTTTACTTTGGAAAAGTACCGGAAACGTCGTCTGTAAACTCGTGTTTTTGTTCCTGTCTTCTGTCACTGGACGTAAAGGACTTTGCACAGAGATACTTTGAACTTACAATTTGTTAACCAACAGTACGCCAAACCTTGGTTATTGGTGCTACATGTAGCCGTTACTGATCAGAAGGGCAAAGGTAAGGTCATATCATTGTATTTTGAATTCAACATAACACTGTACTACTTGTATTCTTGCACAATTCAACTTTCACCTAATTTCTGCTCTTCATAACCCGAGGTCTAGACACTGATAGCCACAATAAGGAGGCATATAAAGACATCATGGATAAAGCAATGCAATAACTAAGGGACCTAGGAACTAAGGCATAATGTTTTGAAAGGTTCACTTGTGGATTGGCACCTGCATTTTtgtgtctactgtgtgtgtgggcgttGAGAAATCTTCTCTCTGTCCAGGTAATGCTGAGGTGTTTTGTTAGCCGGTGCTTTTTGACCAATCCTGTCGCAGGTCAAACAAGAAAGATGTCTGGGGGCAGTCTTGCTGGGTCTCCAAGCAGTCTTGCAGGGAAGGTTGCCATAGTGACTGCCTCCACTGATGGGTAAGGAATAGCTGTGCTGTTTTGCTGGGGATGTATTTCATTTGTTTATAGTGAATTACCCTCCTGCTCTATGGTCCTGACCTGGAAAAACTCTGGGCACCTAGTTAGCCTATAAGCCATAACAAGTGTCTAGAGAATAGGGGCCAGAGTTTTTCGTGGTCAGGCCACACAGTCAGGGAAAGCTCTGGGCCCTATATATCATCCTTCTCCTACTGACTGtgtcttcttcttctacttcttgTCTTCCAGAATTGGTCTGGCTGCAGCTCAGGCTCTCGGTCAGAGAGGGGCTCACGTTGTGGTGAGCAGCAGACGTCAGTCCAACGTGGACAAGGCCGTGGCACAGCTGCAGAGTGAGAAGATACAGGTGACCGGGACGACTTGCAACGTTGGGAAAAGTGAAGACAGAGAAAGACTGGTTAACATGGTAAAGAAAGAGCCAATACATTTTGCTCCTATTCTAGAAGGTGCACAGAGTGGACACCAGTTGATCATCACATGACAATATCGTATTCAAATTACACACCTTCAAATTATGTGACCACCATCACTCAGCTTCACCACAGTGACATTCCAGTACATCACCGTTACTGTAGTTTTCACTTCTTGACACAGGGTCACAGGCACAGCCATCAGTCACATGCCCTTACAGAATGTCAGTGTTATTATTTTCCATTCTGTTTAGACAGTGGAACATTGTGGCGGTATAGACATCCTGGTCTCGAACGCAGCAGTCAACCCTTTCTTTGGAAACATCATGGACTCCACAGCAGCAGTCTGGGATAAGGTGCATTATGCGTCCAAGCATCTTACAAATGTTTTGAAAAGCAACTGGACCTATAATCTGTCCCATATACTGAAGCCTTGATGCAATGAAAATATGTTACAAAA
Proteins encoded:
- the LOC115194398 gene encoding embryonal Fyn-associated substrate produces the protein MSLSTVLAKALFDNAAESPEELAFRKGDILMVLEQEQGGGPGWWLCSLHGRQGIAPANRLRLLHTAPGSDLRPPSRAPSEDSVYLSPGPVARTAVSTEDIGGVYRTPPSLGEALYQSPGAVPVASRPEVLRQAEVGGRPRSRSSSGTRPLPDWDGGVTGRPRSPSLRGRDADSAGTLYQTPSTPTLLGPQQHRSAGGLTGAPGPENVYLAPSGMPRAVGLVPEGPEDNTYLVPRETVVAAGHSDGCYLVPRGTVLPSEEFYQTPTGLAAGVAVATQVTPIATRILETQSLTPSQVNGDRGAPLKPLTPSSKLAQDTPGMMYQTPTHVGAGILRTPPVPALGSPKPQLKGVTPKTPGTPRGQSGVPSTAPIARGKLAPATPVRGSPLLARPGQGQGRVPRSPNFARKPPPPAPPVRGVTRKDLPQSGTPVSTSKPAPSTPQSTPVPLQQDSKDGRMTSDEKKKNGQNKKGGGREYADPDDENLDEQVYDTPPSSRWQRPAPAALCDAENIYNTPRALPPHNDLESEVYNVPTIILSTSSDPQQQTYNVQASVTTAESEEDVYSVPSLPGLPLAPGDMSTIIPLEETEHGQVYSVPGPGKRAPLGLGEGSDLGSTSEPDCGIYNMPALTLDVLPSSAMSTSSSTHRLSVSSNGSGDIQWRTSLSSLVQSVLSTASGAPASSRDLATSLTEILSVWKLSQPSEVPPSLQLAWARLSDLLPALSAGGHAPPSDTLLSMVQRALEDSTILLQTQGRPRLPSQDSLSRRPLPALPVAEIKPVGSGMGPRKSSWIQERPLPPTPQPAFPLPLAQPSMTMSITVGQSDGEEEMGNEYAGIGLTPAPALLPVGDSVGYVKLQGKPEPPSDVQTENGSNQTVHTTEPRLSPSPPLPISLSLEDSELLSFYSSQSLSHLSCLADSIDVLFSSVQGNQPPRVFVSRGKSLIVTAHKLVFIGDTLSRLLTSPDLRAKVTTSGGRLCQALKAVVVATKGAAQNYPSVSATQEMVDRVAELSQHAAGFSSLLKRLAEIS